Within Myxococcus fulvus, the genomic segment CCGTCGTCCTCTCCATCGTCCGCTCGGCGCTGGGCACCCAGCAGATTCCCCCCACCCAGGTGATTACGGGCCTGGCCGTCATCCTCACCGTCTACATCATGGCCCCCGTGGGCACCTCGATGTACCGGGCCTCCGAGGTGGACATCTGGGACACCGGCGGCGCGGGCAACTTCTCCTCCGCCAAGGTGGGCACGCTCCTGGAGGGCGCCGACCGCGCCAAGGAACCCCTGCGCGCGTGGCTGATGAAGAAGGTCACGGTGAAGGACCGCTCGCTCTTCTACAACCTCGCCAAGAAGATGCGCACGGGCGAGGACCGCGACTCGGTGAAGAGCGAGGACTTCATGGTCATCATCCCCGCCTTCGTCGTGTCCGAATTGAAGGAGGCCTTCCAGATTGGCTTCCTGCTCTTCGTCCCGTTCATCGTCATCGACATGGTGGTGGCCAACATCCTGCTCGCGCTCGGCATGCACATGCTGTCGCCGACCACCATCTCCATGCCCTTCAAGCTGCTCCTGTTCGTGCTCGTGGACGGCTGGTACCTCATCGCCAAGGGCCTGGTCGTCGGCTACCTGTAAGAGGAAGGCACCCATGAACCAGCTCACGTTCATCACCCAGGAAGCGCTGTTCCTGGTGCTCGTGGTCTCGGCCCCGCCGGTGTTGATGAGCCTGTTGGTGGGCTTCATGATCTCCCTGTTCCAGGCGACCACGCAGATCCAGGAGCAGACGCTCACCTTCGCCCCCAAGGTCATCATCGTCTTCGGGGTGCTCGCCATGACGGGCCCGTGGATCGGCAGCCAGTTGGTGCGCTTCACGTTCCACGTCTTCGACCGGTTCCCCGCCCTCATCAAATGAACGCCGCGGAACTCGTGTCCGAGCTGGCTGCCCGGACCAACTTCTCCGCCGCCATCTTCACGGTCGCCCTGCTCATGTGCCGGGTGATGCCCGTGCTCATCTTCAGCCCGTTCCTGGGCGGCGAGGTGGTGCCCACGGAGATGAAGATGGGCATCGGCCTGACGCTGGCCATCGTCCTGTATCCGTCCATCGCGCACTCGGTGACGACCATTCCCCTGAGCGCGCTGCCGTACATCGCGCTGATGGCCAAGGAGATCTTCATCGGCTTCTCCATGGCCTTCGTCGTCAACGGCGTGTTCGAGGCCGCGCGCATCGCCGGCACGCTCGCGGACACCATGTCCGGCAGCAACAACGCCCAGCTCTACGTGCCGCAGCTCGGCCAACAAGTCTCGCTCTTCTCCAACCTGAAGGTGCAGCTGTCCGTGGTGCTCTTCCTCACCCTGGACGGCCACCACCTGGTCATCCGCGCCCTGGCGGACAGCCTCACCACGGTGCCGCTGGATGGCTTCCCGCGCTTCAGCCAGGGCTCGTGGACCTTCTTCGACGTGCTCATCCGCGTCTTCGCGGACATGCTGCGCGTCAGCCTGGCCCTGGCGGCCCCCGCCACGCTGGCCGCGTTCCTCACCGACGTGGCGCTGGGCGCCATCAACCGCGTGGCGCCGCAAATCCAGGTGTTCTTCATCTCCATGGCCATCAAGCCGCTCGTCGGCGTGCTCATCACCTTCCTGGTGTTGGGGACGTTGATTGGCCGCATCCAGGACGAGCTGGCCCACATGCTGAAGGTGCTCCACGACGCCCTTCGGCTGCTGGCCTAGCGCCCACGGAAAAAGCGCGCGCCCATGTCCGACGAGAGTGGAGACAAGACAGAAGAACCGTCGCAGAAGAAGCTCGACGACTCTCGCAAGAAGGGTCAGGTCTGGAAGAGCAAGGACCTGAGCGGCGTGGCGGTGCTCGTGGTGGGCCTGGCCGCCCTGAAGGCGAGCTGGGACAACGTCGAGAAGGAGATCTCCAGCCTCTTCCTCTTCAGCTTCGACCACATGGCCCGGGGCGGGGACCTGTCCGACGCGACGGGGCAGCTGCTCTACCTGGGCGTGCGCGCGCTCTTGCTCGTGACGATGCCGGTGCTCCTGGGCGGCGCGGTGATTGGCGGACTGATGGAGTTCCTGCAGGTGGGCTCCCTGTTCACCATGGACCCGCTGATGCCCAAGCTGGACAAGCTCAACCCGCTGGGCGGGTTGAAGAACATGTTCAGCAAGAAGTCGCTGGTGGAGCTGCTCAAGAACCTCATCAAGATTTCGGTCACCGCCTACGTCGTCTACGGCGTGGTGCGCGACGCGATGCCCATGGTGCTGGAGACGGTGCGCCAGGACACGCACACCATCATGGTCATCATGGGGGAGCTGGTGACGCGCGTGGCCGCGCGCGTGGCGCTGCTCTTCGTCATCTTCGCCATCTTCGACGTCTGGTGGCAGCGCAAGTCCTTCATGAAGGACATGATGATGTCCAAGGACGAGGTGAAGAAGGAGTACAAGGAGAGCGAAGGCGACCCGCACCACAAGGCCAAGCGCAAGGAGTTCCACCAGGAGATCATGGAGGGCCAGCAGATGGAGGCCGTGCGGGACGCGGACGTCATCGTCACCAACCCCGACCACGTGGCCGTCGCCCTCAAGTATGACCGGGAGAAGGACGGCGCCCCCCGGGTCCTCGCCAAGGGCGTGGACCACAAGGCCGAGCGCATCAAGGGCATCGCCCGCGAGCAGGAAGTCCCCACGCTGCGCAACGTGCCGCTGGCGCACGCGCTCCTGCGGGTGGAGGTGGGCCACGAGGTGCCGGAGGAGCTGTACGACGCGGTCGCCGAGGTCCTCAACTTCGTCTACGAGCTGAAGAACGGCGCCCCCCAGGCCCCCGCGGCCCGCGCATGACGGGGTGGGGTGAGGCTACAATCGCCGGGACTTCGCGGAGCTGCCCATGAGTGACGACGCCGAAATCGCCATCGCGCTGAAGTACGACAAGGAGAATGACGGCGCTCCGCGCGTGGTGGCCAAGGGCCTGCGGCTCAAGGCGGAGAAGATTCGCGCCATCGCCAAGGAGCACGGCATCCCCGTGATGCGCAACGTGCCCCTGGCCAACGCGCTGTACCGGGTGGACGTGGGCCAGGAGGTGCCCGAGGAGCTGTACGACGCGGTGGCCGAGGTCCTCAACTTCATCTACGAGCTCCAGCGGGAACAGGCCGCCTCGGGCGGCAGGTAGGCGAGGGGGGCTGGACGGCCCCCCCCTGTCTGGGGTGTGCTCCGGAATCGACGATGGCCAGAATCAATAATCAGCCTCCCGGTGGACCCCAGTGGCCCTGGGGGGGACCCCGAAGCGTCCGTGAGCGGCTGGTCGACCCGTCCCAGGTCGACCGCAAGAAGCTGCGCAAGACGGGCAACCCCAAGAACCCGGCGCTCGCGTCCGCGGCGCTGCTGGACTTCATCGGTCCGGCGCACTCCTCGGAGGAGCTGCGCCTGCCCCTGCCGCCGCACCCCGGCGGACACGAGGCGGACCTGGAGGGCTTCAGTGACCGGCCCCACCTGGCCAGCGTGGCGGGGCGGGGGAGCGACGAGTCGCGCCACCTGCTGGAGCGCGGCCTGTCGCGCATCAACGCGACGCCGGACCGGCTGGAGCGACTCAAGGCCCTGCTCAACCGGGAGGCCTCCATGCTCACCCTGGTGGACCAGGTGAACGAGGAGACCAAGGAGATCATCCGCCGGATGTGGGCGGAGCAGAAGGACGAGGGTTACTAGCGCCATGCCGGAGGACCCTCAGGACGAGGCACAGCTGGCGGCCCGGCTGCAGCGTTGGGCGGATGGAAAGTCCACGCTGCGCGAGGTGCGCGGCTATTCCAACGACGAGCTCTACGCCATCGCCAAGACGGCGTACTTCTTCTTCTACCAGGGGCGCATCAACGAGGCCCGCACGCTCTTCCAGGGCCTGTACGCCGTGAACCCCACGGACGGCTACTTCGCCAAGGCCCTGGGCGTGGTGGAGATGGCCGCCGGCAACGGGCAGGGCGCCCTGGCCGCCTTCGACGTGGCCGCCAAGCTTTCCCCGCAGGACCCGTCCGTCTACGTGGGCCGCGCCGAGGTGAAACTGGCCCTGGGTCAGAAGCAGCAGGCGCTGGAGGACCTTCGCCGCGCCGCGGCGATGACGCCCCAGGATGATCCCGTGGTGCGCAAGGCCGGCGCCATGGTGACGGCGCTCACCCGGCGCTGAGTCCGGTGCGCTCCGGCGTCCGGCTCCGGCCAGACGCCGGGTAGGTGAGCCTGGAACAGTCTGCTAGGCTCGCCGGGTTCACTCACCCCAACCCTCTTTGTGGAGAGGTGGAGAGTCATTCGATGAGCACGCAGAAGGCGAAGATGGGCGCGCTGCCGCCAGAGCCCGCGGCGCTGGTGGAGAAGCGCGAGAAGCTGCTGGCGGAGCTGGAGAAGCAGTCGAAGACGGCCGAGGGCACCTTCCTCCAGGTCGTCCGCACCATGAAGATGCTGGTGTCGTCCACCACGCCCGGCGCCCCGTTCGATGAGCGGCTCTATGCCGACGTGTCCGGCGCGCTCGAGCGCTTCATGGCGGACCCCATCCTCCCCGTTCCTCCCGCGCTGGGCATGGTGGTGTCGTACCTGTCCGAGCGCCTGAACACCTACGGGATGACCATTCAGAACGCCGTCAAGGAGGCGAACCCGGAGATGCACGCGAAGCTCGCGTTCACGCCTCCGAGCGCCCCGCAGGCCCCCGCCCCGGCGGCGCCGGCCGCGGCGGCCCGCGCCCCCGCCGCCAAGGATGGCTTCGAGAGCGGCTCTTCTCGCCGGGGCCTGGCCCTGGACCCCGAGGCCAGCCCCCCTCCGCCCGCGGCGGACCCGAAGAACGAGCAGCAGAAGCTGGAGGGGTTCAAGGCCTGGATGAAGAACCCGAGCCTTGGAAAGATCAAGGGTTAGGCCTGTTTCCGGAGGGGAACCGGGACGGGCGGATAAGCCGGAAATGATCCGGATAATTCGCAGGAAACTTCTGAACCCCTCCCCCGATAATCTTTTTGTAGCCGCCGCTGCACTTCACCTCGCAGCACTCACGAATTAATCACAGGAGAACGTCCATGAGCATCTCTGCCAACTTCAACGCCGCTGCGAGCAGCATCCTGGCCGGTTCCAAGGCCTCCAACGACATGATCGCGGCGGCCCCGAAGGATCAGCAGCCGTTCCTCCGCGCGCAGGAGCAGATGCAGCGCGAGGCCAAGCTGGTGGAGCTCATCTCCAACTCGATGAAGAAGATCGAGCAGATGCAGAGCGCCATCGTCGGCAACATGCGCGGCTAGTCGTAGCCCGCAGCCTGCAGCACCCTGGCCTCGCAACAGCTCTCCGAGCTGCTGCGGGGCCGGTTCATTTTCGGGCCGGTTGCTTTCGGGCTGGGTTGGACAAGGCCCCACGCCTGTCCGAAACTTTCCACCCCCACCCCGCGAAAATCCCTTCAACCCATCTTTTTGGAGAAACCCATGGTCGCTCCTGTCAACGGCGGTTCCCGCTCCATCCCCTCGCAGAAGACCGCGTCGGAGTCCACGACCCAGACCCCGTCGGATCCGGCCGCGGAGCGGGCCAAGCAGAAGTCCACCATGGACGGCATCCGCAAGAAGGACGAGACCAAGCTGACCGGGGGAGATCGCGAGAACTACGCGAACGCCAAGGGCACGGACCTGCTGCTCGAGAACAAGCCGTTCCTCGGCTTCTTCCCCGACTCCGTGTCGGAGACCATCGCCAAGAAGATGGATGAGGACGTCGCCAGCTACCTGAAGCAGCATCCGGATGCGTCCCTGAAGGACATCGACAGCCACATCGGCGAGCGCTTCAAGACGCACATGTTCAGCGCCGTGGTCGCCCAGAAGGGCGTGGACATGGCCATCGCGAACCTCAAGAAGCAGCTGCAGAAGATCCGCGACGGCTTCGACGACTAGTGCGGTCGGCGCCTCTTGACTGGTGGGCCTGCTGGAGGCGGGCTAGACTCCAGGCCGCCTCCATGTTCCGCCCCGGGAATGAGTCCAGATGACGACGACCCAAGCCAAGGCGCCGGTCTCCGAGAATGATGTGAAGCCGTTGTCCGGCCCGGCGCTGCTGGAGCGGGCCACGCAGGGCTTCGACCTGTTCCAGGAAGGACGCTTCCAGGAGTCGCTGGCCCTCTTCGAGGAGCTGGCCGGCATGGATGGCTCGGAGGCGTACTTCCAGACCGCCCTCGGCGCCTGCCACCTGGCGCTGGAGAACCTGGACCAGGCGGAGGCCTACTTCAACCGGGCCATCGAGCTGGACCCCTCGGACCTGACGCCGTTCGTCAACCGGGGCGAGGTCCATCTGCGTCAGGGCAAGGTGATGGAGGCGGCGCGTGACTTCAACCACGCCGTCTCCCTGGACCCCGAGGGCAAGGACCCCCTGAGCGATCGCGCGCGGAAGCTGGCGGCCGCCGCGCTGGAGAGCGTGGAGGCTGCCCAGTCCGGCGCCGCCGAGCGCGACTCCGGCTCCGAGAGTCCCTGAAGCCTCCCTCCGTCTCCCCCTCTGGACGGAACACCCCCGCCCGGCTCGTGAGGCCCCCCTTGGGCCCGGGGCCGGGCGCGGACTAGGATGGGTATCCTCTGATGTCCGCCTCCAATCCGAACAGCTTCCTCTCGAAGTACTCCGACATCGTCCTGGCCATTGTCGTGGTGGCCATCGTCGGGATGATGATCGTCCCGCTGCCGCCGCTGCTGCTGGACGTGCTGCTGACGCTGAACATCAGCATCTCGGTGGTGCTGCTGCTGGTGTCGCTCTACGTGCCAGCGGCGCTGCACCTGTCGGTGTTCCCGACGCTGTTGCTCATCACCACGATGTTCCGGCTGTCGCTGACCATCTCCACCACGCGGCTCATCCTGCTGACGGGTGACCCGGGTGAGGTGGTGGTCGCCTTCGGAAACTTCGTGGTGCAGGGCAACTTCGTCGTCGGCGCCATCCTGTTCCTCATCCTCGTCATCGTGAACTTCATCGTCATCTCCAAGGGCTCGGAGCGCGTCGCCGAAGTGGCCGCGCGCTTCACCCTGGACGCGATGCCGGGCAAGCAGATGTCCATCGACGCGGACCTGCGCGCGGGCTCCATCGACCAGGACCAGGGCAAGAAGAAGCGCAGGGATTTGGAGCGCGAGAGCCAGCTGTTCGGCGCCATGGACGGCGCCATGAAGTTCGTCAAGGGCGACGCCATCGCCAGCATCATCATCACCGTCGTCAACATCGTCGGTGGTCTCATCATCGGCGTGACGCAGAAGGGCATGTCCGCGGGCGACGCCGCCCAGAAGTACACGCTGCTCACCATCGGTGACGGCCTGGTCGGCATGATTCCCGCCATCCTCATCTCCACCTGCGCCGGCATCATCGTGACGCGCGTCGGCGGTGAGGAGGAGGGCGCCCACCTGGGCAAGGACATGGGCACGCAGCTGACCGCGTACCCGAAGGCCATCGCCATCGCCGCGGGCATGCTCATCGTCCTGGGCCTGGTGCCGGGTCTGCCGAAGATTCCCTTCTTCCTGTTGGGCTTCGGCGCGGGCTTCGGCGCGTGGACGATGCTCAAGAAGCAGAAGCAGGACCAGATGGTGGAGGAGGCCGGGCCGGCCATGGAGTCGGACCTGGGCACGCCGATGTCGTCGGAGCCGGCGCCCAAGGAGCCGATGAACCCGGACTCCGAGCTCTTCATCCCCGTCGTCACGCCCATCGTCCTGGAGGTCTCCGACGCGCTGGTGCCGTACGTGGACTCGCGTCAGGACAACGGCAAGTTCCTCTTCGAGCTCATCCCGTTCATGCGCGATGGCCTCTTCGTGGAGCTGGGTGTCCGCTTCCCCGGCGTGCGCGCGCGCGGCAACTCGTCGCTGCCGCCGGGCGCGTACCAGATTCAAATCAACGAAGTGCCCGTCGTCACCGGGCAGGCCACGCTGGGCCACGTGCTCGTCAACGACACGGTGGACCGCCTGCGCCT encodes:
- the sctR gene encoding type III secretion system export apparatus subunit SctR, which translates into the protein MNALTPALPRLPRVAPWLFAAVVSLHPFIALAQKKGRPGGIPDSVANEAVSADSFTSRPLVLILALAAMGLVPFALMMVTSFVKISVVLSIVRSALGTQQIPPTQVITGLAVILTVYIMAPVGTSMYRASEVDIWDTGGAGNFSSAKVGTLLEGADRAKEPLRAWLMKKVTVKDRSLFYNLAKKMRTGEDRDSVKSEDFMVIIPAFVVSELKEAFQIGFLLFVPFIVIDMVVANILLALGMHMLSPTTISMPFKLLLFVLVDGWYLIAKGLVVGYL
- the fliQ gene encoding flagellar biosynthesis protein FliQ, with amino-acid sequence MNQLTFITQEALFLVLVVSAPPVLMSLLVGFMISLFQATTQIQEQTLTFAPKVIIVFGVLAMTGPWIGSQLVRFTFHVFDRFPALIK
- a CDS encoding flagellar biosynthetic protein FliR, translated to MNAAELVSELAARTNFSAAIFTVALLMCRVMPVLIFSPFLGGEVVPTEMKMGIGLTLAIVLYPSIAHSVTTIPLSALPYIALMAKEIFIGFSMAFVVNGVFEAARIAGTLADTMSGSNNAQLYVPQLGQQVSLFSNLKVQLSVVLFLTLDGHHLVIRALADSLTTVPLDGFPRFSQGSWTFFDVLIRVFADMLRVSLALAAPATLAAFLTDVALGAINRVAPQIQVFFISMAIKPLVGVLITFLVLGTLIGRIQDELAHMLKVLHDALRLLA
- the sctU gene encoding type III secretion system export apparatus subunit SctU, whose product is MSDESGDKTEEPSQKKLDDSRKKGQVWKSKDLSGVAVLVVGLAALKASWDNVEKEISSLFLFSFDHMARGGDLSDATGQLLYLGVRALLLVTMPVLLGGAVIGGLMEFLQVGSLFTMDPLMPKLDKLNPLGGLKNMFSKKSLVELLKNLIKISVTAYVVYGVVRDAMPMVLETVRQDTHTIMVIMGELVTRVAARVALLFVIFAIFDVWWQRKSFMKDMMMSKDEVKKEYKESEGDPHHKAKRKEFHQEIMEGQQMEAVRDADVIVTNPDHVAVALKYDREKDGAPRVLAKGVDHKAERIKGIAREQEVPTLRNVPLAHALLRVEVGHEVPEELYDAVAEVLNFVYELKNGAPQAPAARA
- a CDS encoding EscU/YscU/HrcU family type III secretion system export apparatus switch protein, with the protein product MSDDAEIAIALKYDKENDGAPRVVAKGLRLKAEKIRAIAKEHGIPVMRNVPLANALYRVDVGQEVPEELYDAVAEVLNFIYELQREQAASGGR
- a CDS encoding SycD/LcrH family type III secretion system chaperone, translated to MPEDPQDEAQLAARLQRWADGKSTLREVRGYSNDELYAIAKTAYFFFYQGRINEARTLFQGLYAVNPTDGYFAKALGVVEMAAGNGQGALAAFDVAAKLSPQDPSVYVGRAEVKLALGQKQQALEDLRRAAAMTPQDDPVVRKAGAMVTALTRR
- a CDS encoding tetratricopeptide repeat protein encodes the protein MTTTQAKAPVSENDVKPLSGPALLERATQGFDLFQEGRFQESLALFEELAGMDGSEAYFQTALGACHLALENLDQAEAYFNRAIELDPSDLTPFVNRGEVHLRQGKVMEAARDFNHAVSLDPEGKDPLSDRARKLAAAALESVEAAQSGAAERDSGSESP
- the sctV gene encoding type III secretion system export apparatus subunit SctV; its protein translation is MSASNPNSFLSKYSDIVLAIVVVAIVGMMIVPLPPLLLDVLLTLNISISVVLLLVSLYVPAALHLSVFPTLLLITTMFRLSLTISTTRLILLTGDPGEVVVAFGNFVVQGNFVVGAILFLILVIVNFIVISKGSERVAEVAARFTLDAMPGKQMSIDADLRAGSIDQDQGKKKRRDLERESQLFGAMDGAMKFVKGDAIASIIITVVNIVGGLIIGVTQKGMSAGDAAQKYTLLTIGDGLVGMIPAILISTCAGIIVTRVGGEEEGAHLGKDMGTQLTAYPKAIAIAAGMLIVLGLVPGLPKIPFFLLGFGAGFGAWTMLKKQKQDQMVEEAGPAMESDLGTPMSSEPAPKEPMNPDSELFIPVVTPIVLEVSDALVPYVDSRQDNGKFLFELIPFMRDGLFVELGVRFPGVRARGNSSLPPGAYQIQINEVPVVTGQATLGHVLVNDTVDRLRLMNIQGFEAINPATRQPAAWVPEQHRDTLEAAGLTTWDVPGYIILHVAAILRRNAREFVGVQETQTMLEQLEKAFPAIVKEVIPKVVNVLKLTDILQRLVEEEISIRDLRGILQALSEYGQVEADNVMLTEHVRASQRRYISHKYARGSGTLVVYLLDPNIEEAIRGSIKRTSAGAHLALEPELAQEIVQAVRSECGHLPPSAQRPVILTAMDIRRYVRKLLEYEFNPSFSVLSYQELSPELNIQPVARISTR